The nucleotide sequence TACGAACAAACAAATGTCTGTAGGCGGTGTGCTTAATAGAAATGTTTCTGAAACACGTCCAAAAATATTGTGTTCTTCTCGAATCTATCTGCTTTTGTTGCGATCTAGAATATCAAATGTTTGATCACTGCCTTACAAATCCATGGAGCAGCAGAGCCAAAGGACTTTGGAGCAAAGTAGCCATCAAAGGACAATTTTAACGTTTATTCTCCTAGCAAGGTGTAAAAGAAGCCATGTCATCAAATTCCATACTAGCAAAATTTGCTCCAATATATAATTTCTGCCATGCTGCTAGTATAGTCTTAATGAACAATAAAATATTATCATGGCCAATGACTTCTCCACCGACACTTCTAAGGTCCCGCACAACTCAACTTCACTAGTAAAACTGTTTTTTTATAAAACAGGTTCATGAGTAATTTTCTAGATGAAGCTGAACTATTTTGGAAAAATTGTTTAGCAAAACAGTTTCACCAACAACTTCATGCATGGAtgggagagagaaatgagggGTGAGAGCTAGGATAAGCTACTTTTTTTCAGCTTCATCCTAACTCATGTCTTTAtaagaggagggaggagggaaaACAACTTTATGGGTGAATCTGTTTTGGAAACGAGTGTTTGGTAAATAAAACAGCTCACtgtgccaaacaagccctaattCTTCTAATTAGACACACAAAAGAAATCTTTGTTTATTCTTTACACCGGGTACCTAAAAAGGCTACAAGTGCTTGCAGATTCTAAGCTAGCACCTTCGTTCTTCCTCCTCCTTACACCTTCTTAGCTACACACATTGAAGCTGTCCTAACTGGTTTGAAAACAAATAAACCCACACGAGCAACCCAATCCAATGCAACCACCCCTGCGCACCATAAAAACCGGACCAGCCCAAGCAAGCTGGCCACACACGGTCTGGGTTGGAGAACTAGCTGAAACCGCTCCAACCCGTGATTGAACAGGCCTAGAATGAACTGCTCATTTCTGTTTTGCAATTTTGAGTAGGATGATGCATTTTTGTTTTTCAAACCAGAATTTGTTCCAGTTGACCTCATGCAGTACTACAACTATAGCACTGAGTTTAACTGGACATGAGAAGTTACAATTCTGAAATCTCCCGGGCCTGAACTCGGTGCAGCGTGGTCTGACCAAGAAAAAGGTCGAGTAACATGGAAGTTTGACTGCATGGAATCTTGCAAAACGTACAGCACCTATGAGCCCTGTAAAGTCAAGCACATACATATCGGTGGCTAGTACAAACGACGCGAATCAGGGCCTCTCTCTCTGAGTCAGGGACACTTGCTTTACTCACAAGGGACGCATACGAAGTCCCATTCAGGGCAGCCACACACAGCGTCCCATTGCATCGTACATGCGTGCGTGGTAATAAGCACAGTGAGAGTGCGACTGGCACGCTATCTTCGGCTATCTTTTTCCTTGGCTCGCCTCGTTCCCAGCCGACGCGAATTGGTTCCCGGCCTCCGTGTTTCCATGGCGCTGCTGTTCTTGGTAACAAGTGTGGAGTGCGGACTACTCATCGTCGTCTTCGTTGGTTTTCCCCAGTTTTGGAATCGGAGAGCGTAGCCTGACTTGGTTTTACACGCACACATCATGTACTTGTGTTACGTAGTAGTACTAATTCTGGCTTAACACCCTTGGAATCTAGAGTCAACAGACCTATGGAAACAAGGGACAAAAATGGAAAAAAGCTCGTATGCTCCGGTTTTCAGTAAGTGCAGTCTGCAGTGTTGTTTCATACACTAGGTAGTACTATATGGTAGAAATATTCAGCATAGAAATGCGGCTGGAGGCCTGCATTCTACTCAAGTTTAATACGCCATCTTTTAAAAAAAAGGAGTTTATGATTAATACGCGCCTAATACTGCAGGAGCATGTTGTCGAAAAAAAAATACTGCAGGAGCAGGTTTGAACTGCTACCCTGGTTGGTCCCTGGATGCTGCCCGAGCTCTGGCTGAGACGCAAGTTTATTGGGCCCTAGGAGCCACTGTCCCATGCACCAGGCCGGTAGCACAGGGTGTGTGCACGAACAAACACGCTTGCGCACATCGATTAGCCGCGGCGAGAGTAAAGGGGATTAATAGCCTGTTGGTTTAtccgtggcttgtcgtaaactatcataaattttcagctataatagtatttttctctcacacaaacaagccagcagtacttcttcacgaactagcaacgatacgaaccagccaaccgaacaggctgtaaatTGAGAGTCTGAACCCTGGAAACATGGGATCCTGGATGCTACTGCAGTCTGCAGAGGAGGGAATGCGAGGTGCCGCGCATGCCGACACGACGCCGAAGCCGGCCGCATGGGAAGAAGAAAACTTGAAACGGAAGGGTCCGTTTGAcccaggccatgtttagttcatcaaaaattcaaacttcgacactatgcaaaaagaagattctccgtcacatcaaatttgtggtacatgcatgaagtattaaatgttgatgaaatcaaaaactaattgcacaatttaatTATACTTTACGAGAtgaacattttaagcctaattagtcaacgattggataattattaccaaataaaaacaaacaacaacaacacaacaacaacaacaaagccttctgtttttattttattttttattatcaaataaaaacaaaacgctacagcaTTACTACAGTGCAACCGAAATCGGCCGACGCCGAATCCGGCCTCAACTAAACGCGGCCCTGATCCAGCAGAGGCCGCCGCACGAGCGGGCGTGGTGGCCGTACGTGTGGTGTGGCAGTGGCACAGCCCGATCGAGGTAAGCAAAGAATAGACAAGCCACTGTGCGGTTCtaggagagggggggggggaagaACAGCTGCATTCCAGGAGGCCTTTCGGGGTTCAGAGTTCAGATATTGCTGTAGGAGCATTGAGCTCAGTTAGTTCACGCCACTGGAAGTGATATGTACAAAAAGAGCAGAGGGCAGACCCAGTGTCACAGGCTCCTACATAAGTGAGGTCTGGAGAAGAAAAAAATCGAAGCAAGCCTCCCCCCACAAAGCCTGTGGAGAGGCTGCTTCAAACtcgtgacctggtgactcagtgagacagctctcaccgcTGCACTAACCATAAAAAATAACCTGAATATTCTTTTACCACATACTTCTGACAAATGGGACCTGAATATGGTTAAAGAAGCTATGGTAGTACAAGAATGAGTATAAACTCTCAATTGAAACTTGCGTCGGTCGACACAAACCGACCACTAGCCTACGTGCCCAGAGATTTGACCCTAGATCCCTCTTTAAACCCCTActattagggcagtcccaatggtgcattgatgatgatttctatcctcattaaatgatttgccacgtaggcaaaatgctgacatggcaacgtaattaatgaagaaagagagcaaaaatcatagacctggtttcttcatgaagaaaccaggtctactcttgacccaatgcaccaagaaaccatgaaatcgccattggggagaaactaccagtttctagggagctcgtgtcgcactcccattggaggaaaagatagagttgggagagagaaagagaaaatagttattactcatagaaaccatgggttgtaaagcagtacttttttggtgcgatatcctatgttatagaaactactagtttttttcattgggactgcccttagtgACCTCTCCTTTCATTAACTCTAAAGGTTCTTGCACTGTTGGGTGCTTGGAGGACAGGGTTTGGAAAACATGGCCCATGGGATTTTGGGTTGCATGTTATTTTTTTTTTCCTTAATTTTTATTTCTGGCTGGAAGCGAGGAATGAGAAGGCAGCACTTGGATCCATGCAGTTTTTTCGCATCAATGTCTGTGGAAGTTCCGTTGACGAGCCCAACGCAGCAGTGCAGCACGCCAGCACCGTATGCACGAATGATGGCATGTGACTATGATGGTGACCTAGTGATCAGTGTTACCTTGGATTTTCTCACACAGTTCTTGGTAACTTGTCCGCCTGTTTCGTCCCTGGCAGGCTGGCACCATATGATGGTGCACTGCACACATCAAGCGTGCAAAATTAGTCTCATGTCAGGAAAAAAAACTTCAGGAGAACACAGATTTTATGGCTACTTCTTCACTAGACAACACTTACAGCAAAACATATATAAAGGTTGTCAAGCCAATAATACTTGTTTGAAGCAAGTAGTAGGCTGTCAATAGTCAAGAAAGGTGTGCATCCCAGACTCTCATCAAGGATGGGCGAGACCAGAAATTTCAGAGTATCGACAACCAAATGGGTACAAAACATTATCTCCAAACGACAAAGGTAGATAATACTAGATGATAATTACAAAACCGCACGTTGGCAGCACATTGCATGGCAAGGATCGAAGGGTCTGTCTGTACCGTATGTGTTCTAACTTGAGATGATGCTTATCTCTAGATTATTGTTCTTTTTTGACGGAAGCTAATCTTCTAGATTaggtcctgttcggcttaccccatattcggcttgttcggcttcttttttcagccagaacagtgtttttctctcacaacaattcagccggaacagtgttctggctgaaaaaagaagccgaacaagccgaatatggggtaagccgaacaggaccaATCTAGAAGATTAGCTTCCGTCAAAAAAGAACAATAATCTAGAGATAAGCATCATCTCAAGTTAGAACACATACGGTACATACAGACCCTTTGTCTGTAATACCTTATCATCTGCGAACATGTCACTATCTATGGAGTTAAATAACTATTGAGGATTGATGCTAGATTTCATACTAGTTTGACTAATCACTACCTTACAAAAGCCAGAGACAACAGCATGGCTCCATAAAAGAATGATAAAGAATTTTTGCTCGACATGACTCAGGATTTCGGCTCTAACTCAGGGATGTGAAACTGGCACTTCCCTCAGCTTAGCTAAATTCCATTTGGATAGGTGGAAAATAGAGCAGTGTGCCAGCTTGGCACTTCATACTGGTGTGGCATGCATAAGCTTCTGTACAAGCAGTTTCATGGCATGAATTATTTTCCCCATATCTGATTCAAGAATTTAAATAAACCAAGATTTAAAAAAGAGGCCTCTCTTCTTTGGAAAATTATATCTTATACCATGTCACAGAATATAGAGATCTGCTATATAATAAAaacattttctctctctcttttttttgttaATTTCAATCAACTCAGGAGCTCAATAATGAGTAAGCAACATGTATACTTTCTCAGGAAGGTTTTACAGTTCTTTCTTTGTGTTCGCTAAACTCCCCTTCAAATTCACATATACAAGTGAGAAAAAAAGGGTACCAATGAAGAGGGAAGTCCGTCCAAAAAGGATTTTGGGATCATGAGAGAATCAAAGGTATATATGCACGTACCGATGTAAGATATATGTACCGTGAAAAGGAATTAGACTCTCGTTATTCCAATAGAGTACTGCACTTAGTTGGAATTCTCAAGTCTCCTAGTGTCTTGGGAATTGTACTTATATAATTCACCTAGAAAATTCAAGGGAACACAATTAAAAATTCCTAAGGTAGCCATCTAGAGAGCTACATTATTCTGTGAGGAGGCCTAATTATAGCAAACAAGACATACATTAGATGCAAAATACTTGACATTGAGTTAGTTTATTAATTAGGTGAATATTATATCACAAGATTGCTAATCCCAAGCTTACAGCAGAATACATACATCTCATTGAGATCCTCACAATGGAGACCCTACGTGAGTTACAATAGGTGACACTTTTAAAACCTCTTCTATAAGTATCTGCTGTTTAGTGCACACAAGGGTGCAAAAGGTTAGCCAAATAGTAGGAAGGGAAACCCTACAAAGTAAGCAACCAAGAGAGCTAAGACTACAAGTCTGCAACTTAAAGCTTCGCTTCTTTCTTCTCCGAGATTTTGTGCTAGCTTTTCTCCAAATTTAACTAGTCTTTGATAAGAGCAGAGCCAGTGCTTAGATACCCACCTTGTTTAGCTCCGAAGAAATATATGGTAGTCCCACACTGAGTGGAAGAAAGGGTTCATTTTAGCTCCAGTAATTAGCAGAAACCAAAATCTTTTAGCTACTGCCCATCGAGTGAAATTTGACCATACAGATTAACCGTTACGGTTTGTAGCTGGTAACTTCTTGTAACTAGAAGCAGGTGACCGCTGCTTGAGATATACAGCAGCGAGCCAGTGGTTTGTTTTACTGTGTAAACATATGGATGAGATCAGAAGTGATGACATAGAGAAGCATGATGAAGTTATGTTACCTGGATTCAGGTTTCATCCAACAGATGAAGAGCTTGTCAGGTTTTACCTTAAAAGAAAAATCCAGCAGAAGTCTCTCCCCATTGAGCTCATCAGGCAGCTAGACATCTACAAATATGATCCATGGGATCTCCCAAGTAAGCTTCTCTGCATCTCTTCCCCATGTTAACTATGTTATATTTCTCTGCACAGATCTTTAAAGAGCTAAGAAAACTGTTTGTTTTAAGATAAGCCTAGTTTGCTGCATGATGCTCCTTTCTGTACAAGTAACGTGGGACATGTTTTCATACTATGAATCTTAGTCAATCTTCAAAAACTTTTACGTGCATCTGTTACTTCGTCTGTATCTTTGAGGTTTTGTCTACTTGCAATACTGGGCATTATACAACATTCATGTAGATGAGGTAAAACTGGTCCTAGAGTTAAATACCATTAACATGAATAGTAAGGTATGCACAAACCAACATAATATAAGCTTGCTGTCCTAATGTATTTACCATGTTTTGTCTCGGTGTTAAAGAAACTTTATGTGATCACATAACCAGCTCTGAGCCTATACAAACCTGTAAGTTCTTGCTGAGCTTATGCTTTCAGTTGTATGTTGTTGTGCTGTATAACTGATTCAGGCTTCGGCTATCAAAGTTAAGAGTGCATGTAGGCTGGACATAGATTATATTTGCACACATGAATGTGTAATGCATCTTATCAGTTAAACACCTCGGCTTCAATATTGAACCCTAAGTTTGGGATCTTTGGTCGTAACTAGTAAAGACAGCATGAATCTTACATACAGTTACTTACAAAatattctctctcttttttttgttcTCCATAAAGAACTAGCGAGTACTGGAGAGAAGGAATGGTATTTCTACTGTCCAAGGGATAGGAAGTATCGGAACAGCACAAGACCAAACAGGGTAACTGGAGCAGGCTTCTGGAAGGCCACTGGAACCGACAGGCCAATCTACTCTTCTGATGGGAGCAAGTGCATAGGCTTGAAGAAATCTCTTGTCTTCTACAAAGGTAGAGCAGCCAAAGGTGTCAAAACCGACTGGATGATGCATGAATTCAGGTTGCCATCACTCACTGACCCATCACTGCTGCAAAAGAAGCCACTGGAGAAGACCATTCCACCAAATGTAAGAAACTTGCATGATGTAATATTTGAGAAAGAAACAGTAGCCATTTATTTACTTAATACAAAGCTAGGGGTGTAGCTCATTGTGGGGTACGCCCTCTAAACCAGTCATAAAATCAATGGATTCTACATGTACGGCAAAAATTTCATCGAGATAACTTGTAGCATGAAGTGTCAATAGCATTAGACATGGTTAAAACATAGCACATTTTAGGACAATGAGATGCAGTTTATTTGTACCTTTTGCATGTGTATATTGCCGAAATAGAAGATATAAATTACCTTGTATATGAAAACCACTAACCAACCCTACTTAATTTCCTTTTGTATGAACAGGATTCCTGGGCGATCTGCAGGATTTTCAAGAAAACTAATTCAACAGCACAGAGAGCTCTCTCACACTCCTGGGTATCTCCTCCGCTATCTAGCACAAATGAAAACTACATTCGGCCTTCCTCACAGGCTACACAGAGAAGTCATCACAGCTCAGAGAACACATCCTCTACGATGACAGACATCATCTCCTCCATCCAGTTCACTGGCAGCAGTTACATGCCTTCAATAGTTTCCTCTTGCCGCAACCCTGCGAGCATCATTGACATCAGCAGCAGGCCGGCTGCATCCCTTGTGCACCCCTCATCTGGTGCAGAACATCACACCATGAGTGTCCTCTCAGCAATCCCGCTTGATCTTCCAGCTGGGATGGACATTGCATCAATGGTCCTCAATGCACCACCTACTACACTCCAGAACCTAGATAGGATCCCCACAAACATTGAGTTTGGTCAACCACACCACCCCAGCAACACCAGTAGCATGGCCAACAGATGCACGGTTGATTTGCCTGACATTGGCAACAGTGTCACCGCCACTCCACGGTCAATCAACTTCCCATTCAACCTGCAAGGAGCACTGCCAGATGACTGGAGGATGACCTTGCCTTGGGACTCTCTCCCTTGCACAACCGAGGTCTCAACAAATTACCAGTCGACCAAGTGCTATACTTAGTTTGTATTCTGAACTAATGTAGGCTTGGCTTTATAGTGCACCAGACAGTAGTACCTAATTCACCTTTTGGAGCTTCTACCTCCATCTGCTAGCATTGCTGTTATCATGGAGGAGTATTAGAATTTCGTTCTGTTAACAGCGAAGCTAGCAGAGTTATTAGGGTGCATTTGTGTGAGTTAGTACCTTTTGTGTAATGTAGGAGCAGTTCCGATCTTCGCGTTTAATGTGTAACTCTCTAAGACTGCAAGTCTTACTTAGCTTCAGTTTTGTCCATACTTCCATGCACTTAAGTTGTGCGTGCCCAATGAAGTAGACCCGGCCACCAGTTCTCCTCTACCCTGGCTTCAGAACATGAGAGCAACTGTCATGGATGAAACTCTCGTATGGCACTATGGCAGTAATAACTCAAGGAAGCTTACTTTACTTGCCGCGTAAATGCGAGGCTTCTCGTGGGCATTTGGCCGAACGGGTGGCGCGCACGCCCAGGCCATCGACTCGGATCCTCCTCCAAGGCTGAGAGGTTTTAGCACCGGCCGCCGCATTGCCTCGCGGTGGCGGAGTTGCTGGTAAATCCGCGATCTCGTGGCCGTGGAGCAGTTGGCTACTTGGCTGGTGCCTTGCGGCCTTGGTCGCTACCGCGCAGAAAATTGGGAAGTCTGTTGTTCTTTAGGATCTGTTTCGGGCCAGATTTGTTTCGGGCCGGTTAAATTTGGAATGAGGGTGTAGTACGACCAAGACCAATTCAGCGTTGGATCTAACCCCGGCCTCGCCCACCCGACAGAATTAAGCAAGCCCGAAGCCCCGAACCCCTGATGGCATTTACTGTCCCCGTCCCTGAATAAGAGTTTTTTTTTAGGGTGTCCCTGTCGCCCTGAATAAGAGTTGACATGATCAAGCGAGAGAGAAAAATATTTCTATGTCGTTAAAAAATATACCGTCCCTTTTTTTTACATCGAAAAATACAGGCTCACTTTATTACCAGTGGTTTTAGTTTTCCTTCCTTTACATGCCGCTGCGTTCATTTTCCAGTTGGAATCTTTATCGCCGTTATTAGATGCCAACAATTTTGTAACATACGCGACAGTTTTACCCCTGGTAGCCGTCGTCTACGCGTGAACTCGTGCTAATTGCAATGTGCAGTAGCAGTTTAGCACCAGCACCTGCACCCATGGGCCGCCGGCATACTCGCACGGCTAGCGCGCGCAACCTGCACACCCATCCGGCATCCGATCATCTGGTGGTGCCGAGCGCACAGCCAAGAAGTGGCGGCCCTAAATAATAATTCCAAATAAATTCCAAATATCCGCTCATATATGCATGGTATAGGAGGAGGGGGGCTCTAGTCCCTACTAATAAGGCCAACTTAAATAGTTGAGTTATTTCTAACTAGTTAAAGCTATTGGCGAGTgaaaaaaggaagaaaaatgGCTTCCTTTTGCCACTCGATATTTTTACATGTGCGGAGAAATTTGCAATGGCATATTTTGGTAAGCAATTATTCTCGTATTAATGGTGATTGCTCTAATTGCTCTAGTCAACTAACGCAGGTCAATCACCTTAATGCAGTGATTGCGCGGCTAATAACTTACCATAGCTGCGACGCGGGTATATATTGGGAAGAGATGTGGTCCTCAGGTATAGACAATTCATTCCCCATCCCGCTGCCGACATGTCATCGGTCTCCGAAGCCTGCGTCCCCTCGTGTCCCTGCACGGGGTAGGGGCCGTATCATGTTTTTGGAAAACGTCGTCGCGACTACTCGCTGAACGTCTTCCCCTCTATGCTAGTGATCACAGTCTCCATCGACAGTCTGCTTCGTCTACTTTTGCGCTACTTGTAGTGCCAACGACCCCACGGTAAGAATGTCTTTACTTTCTCTGTCGTTCGTTTTCACGTTCTTTATGTTACTAGCACCAGAGAGTTTGAATTTGCCTCGGATCGTAGTGCTAATGTTAAATTACACATCTATGATTTATGATGTTGTTCTTTTTCTCAATATCAGATTCAATTTATGCGTCACTCAATTGTATTATTTTTAACAGAAGCTGAAAGGATTTTGCTTCGTTTTGGATCCTTAGATTCACTTTGAGGAGAATGCACCTCCGTGCTTTCTCTTTTCTAGCAGAGGGCAACACGAGGGGGAGAGATCATGTGCAGCCCAGCAGTACAGTTTGTTTGAGGGTGCTTGTTAGGCAATCTTCAACACGCCACTGTTAGCTAAGACATCTAAGAGTAACAGAGTATATATAGGATGTGTTTGGTTTTCTAGTGTAGGCCCTAGCCAAGCTTATGTAATACAACTTGGGTTTTGCTTAGTTCTCTGTTCGATCTGGTAGCCCGGCTTCCACAAGCCCCTTCTGTACGATTTGGGTGGCTCGCTGGAAACGACGTCGTTCTCGCGGAGCCTGGCTTGGCCAACTCCCGTAGCGAAGACGTATAGTATATGATCTTACGTGACGCAGCACCAGCTAACTAGTGCTCCGAGGCCAGCAAGTGCGAGGCAACCGGACATGCCGGAGAAAACCCACTCCAAAAGTCCACATCTGATCGGCCACGGCGCAACTAAACCAAACCCACCTGCTTGAAAAGCATTGCGCGCCATTTCCTCGTCCCGGCCCTCTCGAACTCCCACGACgcgctcgccatggccggcgcCCGGGCCTCCTCGCGTCGTCGTGCGGTGCTCGCGGCCGTCATCACCCTGATCCTCCTCGCCTCCGTCTCTTTCCTCCTGTCCGCCACCGCCACCAGCTCTGCTTCTGCCGCCGCGAACTCCCCGGCCTCGCGCCTGGCCATCGTCCAACGCCACGCCGAGGACCACGCGGCCGTCCTGGCAGCCTACACGGCGCACGCGCGCCACCTCAGCGCGGCGTCGGCCTCCCAGACGGACGCCTTCCTCTCCATCTCCTCCCGCCTCTCCGCGCTCGCCTCCCGCCTCTCGCTCTCCACCGTGGGGGCCCTGGAGAAGGAGATCAAGGCCCAGGTGAAGCGCGCGCGCTCCCTCGCCGGCGGCGCCAAGGAGGCGTTCGACACGCAGTCCAAGATCCAGAAGCTCTCCGACACCGTCTTCGCCGTGGGGCAGCAGCTCCTCCGCGCGCGCCGCGCGGGCGTGCTCAACTCCCGCATCGCCGCGTGGTCCACGCCCAAGTCGCTCCACTGCCTCGCCATGCGCCTCCTCGAGGCCCGCCTCGCCAACGCCTCCGCGGTCCCCGACGAGCCCCCCGTCCCGCCGCCGCAGCTCGCCGACCCGTCGCTCTACCACTACGCCATCTTCTCTGACAACGTGCTCGCCGTCTCCGTCGTGGTGGCCTCCGCGGCGCGCGCGGCCGCCGAGCCCTCGCGCCACGTCTTCCACGTGGTCACGGCGCCCATGTACCTCCCGGCCTTCCGCGTCTGGTTcgcgcgccgcccgccgccgctggGCGCGCACGTGCAGCTCCTGTCCGTCTCCGACTTCCCGTTCCTGAACGCGTCCTACTCGCCAGTCCTCAGGCAGATCGAGGACGGGAACAGGGACGTGGCGCTGCTGGACTACCTCCGGTTCTACCTCCCGGAGATGTTCCCGGCGCTGCGGAGGGTGGTGCTCCTGGAGGACGACGTGGTGGTGCAGAGGGACCTGGCGGGGCTGTGGCGCGTCGACATGGGCGCCAACGTGAACGCCGCGCTGCACACCTGCTTCGGAGGCTTCCGGAGGTACGGCAAGTACCTCAACTTCTCGGAACCCGTCGTGCAGGAGAGCTTCAGCCACCGCGCCTGCGCCTGGTCCTACGGCGTCAACGTGTTCGACCTCCAGGCGTGGCGCCGGGGGCAATGCACCGAGCAGTTCCACCGATTCATGGAAATGGTAAGCTGCCTGTTGCCTCTACCATTGCTGTGTTCTGAACGGGATTCTAACGTGTTCAAGTTACGTATACGTTGTCTTCGTGGCAGAACGAGAACGGCACGCTCTGGGATCCGACGTCCGTGcttccagtcgggctcatgacaTTCTACGGCAAAACGAAGCCGCTGGACAAGTCATGGCACGTGATGGGGCTCGGCTACAACCCACACATCAGACCCGAGGACATCGGTGGAGCTGCGGTGATACACTTCAACGGGAACATGAAGCCATGGctggacgtctccttcaaccagtACAAGCATCTCTGGACCAAGTATGTCGACACTGAGATGGAATTTCTAACGCTCTGCAACTTTGGCCTCTGAAAGACTGACGAGAGAGACCACTTCAAACATACATACTACGAGTAGCTCTGTGTCTGAACATCTTCAGCGCTCATGTGACCTGCTTGATGCTTCATGTTGGTTTTGCCTGCTGAGCCGAGCATGCGGTCAGCACGAGTATGCTCTGATTTGCTGTAGCTTACCGGTTCTATGCTGCAACTTAGTATAGTGTTTAGTGCAGAGTTGCAACTTGCTGCTAGGCAGCGTTTTGCCTGTGGATGTCCTTAGGCTGCTTCCTTATGTTTATGTGACAGCACCTTGCAAA is from Miscanthus floridulus cultivar M001 chromosome 7, ASM1932011v1, whole genome shotgun sequence and encodes:
- the LOC136464444 gene encoding putative NAC domain-containing protein 94 — translated: MDEIRSDDIEKHDEVMLPGFRFHPTDEELVRFYLKRKIQQKSLPIELIRQLDIYKYDPWDLPKLASTGEKEWYFYCPRDRKYRNSTRPNRVTGAGFWKATGTDRPIYSSDGSKCIGLKKSLVFYKGRAAKGVKTDWMMHEFRLPSLTDPSLLQKKPLEKTIPPNDSWAICRIFKKTNSTAQRALSHSWVSPPLSSTNENYIRPSSQATQRSHHSSENTSSTMTDIISSIQFTGSSYMPSIVSSCRNPASIIDISSRPAASLVHPSSGAEHHTMSVLSAIPLDLPAGMDIASMVLNAPPTTLQNLDRIPTNIEFGQPHHPSNTSSMANRCTVDLPDIGNSVTATPRSINFPFNLQGALPDDWRMTLPWDSLPCTTEVSTNYQSTKCYT
- the LOC136464447 gene encoding probable galacturonosyltransferase 9; this encodes MAGARASSRRRAVLAAVITLILLASVSFLLSATATSSASAAANSPASRLAIVQRHAEDHAAVLAAYTAHARHLSAASASQTDAFLSISSRLSALASRLSLSTVGALEKEIKAQVKRARSLAGGAKEAFDTQSKIQKLSDTVFAVGQQLLRARRAGVLNSRIAAWSTPKSLHCLAMRLLEARLANASAVPDEPPVPPPQLADPSLYHYAIFSDNVLAVSVVVASAARAAAEPSRHVFHVVTAPMYLPAFRVWFARRPPPLGAHVQLLSVSDFPFLNASYSPVLRQIEDGNRDVALLDYLRFYLPEMFPALRRVVLLEDDVVVQRDLAGLWRVDMGANVNAALHTCFGGFRRYGKYLNFSEPVVQESFSHRACAWSYGVNVFDLQAWRRGQCTEQFHRFMEMNENGTLWDPTSVLPVGLMTFYGKTKPLDKSWHVMGLGYNPHIRPEDIGGAAVIHFNGNMKPWLDVSFNQYKHLWTKYVDTEMEFLTLCNFGL